In Halomonas alkalicola, the following proteins share a genomic window:
- a CDS encoding glycine zipper 2TM domain-containing protein: protein MSKSIIVGSSLAVLGLGGLAFGAWQVQENRAPEPQFAEILDVAAATRSVERPREVCEDVERVVSVEVPVEVPVQVPVTQAAPSGPGASQDPHRVVGTAAGAIVGGLLGNQVGGGSGKKLATVAGAIGGGLAGREVQNRVEARQHAQAGSQVQYETRYETRYETQNQTVTERQCQTVMESHEEHLGYDVTYRLNGEELTRRMESAPQAERLPVVEGEVQWQAALQEAEPQREG, encoded by the coding sequence ATGAGCAAGTCGATCATCGTGGGGTCCAGCCTGGCCGTCCTGGGGCTGGGGGGGCTGGCCTTCGGCGCCTGGCAGGTCCAGGAGAACCGCGCGCCCGAACCGCAGTTTGCCGAGATCCTTGACGTCGCGGCGGCCACCCGCAGCGTGGAGCGCCCCCGTGAGGTGTGCGAGGACGTGGAGCGGGTGGTCAGCGTCGAGGTGCCGGTGGAGGTGCCCGTCCAGGTGCCCGTCACCCAGGCCGCGCCCTCAGGCCCCGGGGCGAGCCAGGACCCCCATCGCGTCGTCGGCACCGCGGCCGGGGCCATCGTCGGCGGCCTGCTGGGCAACCAGGTGGGCGGCGGCAGCGGCAAGAAGCTGGCCACCGTGGCCGGTGCCATCGGCGGCGGCCTGGCCGGGCGCGAGGTGCAGAACCGCGTCGAAGCCCGCCAGCACGCCCAGGCGGGTAGCCAGGTCCAGTACGAGACCCGCTACGAGACCCGTTACGAGACCCAGAACCAGACCGTGACCGAGCGGCAGTGCCAGACGGTGATGGAGAGCCACGAGGAGCACCTCGGCTACGACGTCACCTATCGCCTCAACGGCGAGGAGCTGACCCGGCGCATGGAGAGCGCCCCCCAGGCCGAGCGTCTCCCGGTCGTCGAGGGCGAGGTGCAGTGGCAGGCCGCCCTGCAGGAGGCCGAGCCCCAGCGCGAGGGCTGA
- a CDS encoding NAD(P)/FAD-dependent oxidoreductase, with product MPDYPAGEHVASWYAATANPAPERPALAGEVECDVCVVGAGFTGISAALHLAERGLSVVVLEGARVGFGASGRNGGQIVNSYSRDMDVIEAKYGAQTARALGDMAFEGNRIIRERVATYAIDCDLRDGNLFAACNRRQLAGLREHKALWERYGYRELELLEGEGVKREVNSDRYVGALVDHGGGHLHPLNLVLGQAAALESLGGRIFEQSAVREVIHGEPVTLRTAGGRVRAERVVMAGNAYLRGVLPEIEGRSMPCGTQIITTEPLGEARARALIPNGLAVEDCNYLLDYYRLTRDNRLLYGGGVNYGGEDPADITAVIRPKMLATFPGLADVKVDHAWSGTFLMTLNRLPQFGVVNGNVYYAQGYSGHGVTCTHLAGKLIAEVIHGQGERFDAFAGIPHLPFPGGRLLRVPLSALGAWYYSTRDRLGL from the coding sequence ATGCCTGACTATCCCGCCGGCGAGCACGTCGCCTCCTGGTACGCCGCCACCGCCAACCCCGCCCCCGAGCGCCCGGCGCTCGCCGGGGAGGTCGAGTGCGACGTCTGCGTGGTGGGGGCCGGCTTCACCGGCATCTCCGCGGCGCTGCACCTGGCCGAGCGCGGCCTCTCGGTGGTGGTGCTGGAGGGGGCCCGGGTGGGCTTCGGCGCCAGCGGGCGCAACGGCGGCCAGATCGTCAACAGCTACAGCCGCGACATGGACGTGATCGAGGCGAAGTATGGCGCCCAGACCGCCCGCGCCCTGGGCGACATGGCCTTCGAGGGCAATCGCATCATCCGCGAGCGGGTGGCGACCTACGCCATCGACTGCGACCTGCGCGACGGCAACCTCTTCGCCGCCTGCAACCGCAGGCAGCTGGCCGGGCTGCGCGAGCACAAGGCGCTCTGGGAGCGCTACGGCTACCGGGAGCTGGAGCTGCTGGAGGGGGAGGGGGTGAAGCGCGAGGTCAACTCCGACCGCTACGTGGGCGCCCTGGTGGACCATGGCGGTGGCCACCTGCATCCCCTGAACCTGGTGCTGGGCCAGGCCGCCGCGCTCGAGTCGCTCGGCGGGCGCATCTTCGAACAGTCGGCGGTGCGGGAGGTGATCCACGGCGAGCCGGTCACCCTGCGCACCGCCGGCGGGCGGGTGCGCGCCGAGCGGGTGGTGATGGCCGGCAACGCCTACCTGCGCGGGGTGCTGCCGGAGATCGAGGGCCGCTCGATGCCCTGCGGCACCCAGATCATCACCACCGAGCCCCTCGGCGAGGCCCGGGCCCGGGCGCTGATACCCAACGGCCTGGCGGTGGAGGACTGCAACTACCTGCTCGACTACTACCGGCTGACCCGCGACAACCGGCTGCTCTATGGCGGCGGGGTCAACTACGGCGGCGAGGACCCGGCCGACATCACCGCGGTGATCCGGCCCAAGATGCTGGCCACCTTCCCGGGGCTTGCCGACGTCAAGGTGGACCACGCCTGGAGCGGCACCTTCCTGATGACGCTCAACCGGCTGCCCCAGTTCGGGGTGGTCAACGGCAACGTCTACTATGCCCAGGGCTACTCCGGTCACGGCGTCACCTGCACCCACCTGGCCGGCAAGCTGATCGCCGAGGTGATCCATGGCCAGGGTGAGCGCTTCGACGCCTTCGCCGGCATTCCCCACCTGCCGTTCCCCGGCGGGCGGCTGCTGCGGGTGCCGCTCTCGGCGCTGGGCGCCTGGTACTACTCGACCCGCGACCGTCTGGGGCTCTGA
- a CDS encoding ABC transporter permease subunit has protein sequence MRRSFTPPSFTTLMLILGLLFLYLPMVVLVVYSFNSSRLVTVWAGFSGRWYLELLRDRQILAAVWTSLRIAFFSATMAVCLGTLAAFVMTRFGRFRGKTALSSMITAPLVMPEVITGLSLLLLFVQMAQIVGWPADRGMATIWIAHTTFCSAYVAVVVSSRLREVDRSIEEAAMDLGAPPVKTFFQITLPVIAPALAAGWLLAFTLSLDDLVIASFVSGPGATTLPMVVFSSVRMGVSPKINALATLIILAVSLATFLAWYFMRRSEARRLAALRQQETP, from the coding sequence ATGCGCCGATCCTTCACCCCCCCCTCGTTCACCACCCTGATGCTGATCCTGGGGCTGCTGTTCCTCTACCTGCCCATGGTGGTGCTGGTGGTCTACTCCTTCAATTCGTCGCGGCTGGTGACGGTCTGGGCGGGCTTCTCCGGGCGCTGGTACCTGGAGCTGCTGCGCGACCGGCAGATACTCGCCGCGGTGTGGACCAGCCTGCGCATCGCCTTCTTCTCCGCCACCATGGCCGTCTGCCTCGGCACCCTGGCCGCCTTCGTGATGACGCGCTTCGGCCGCTTTCGCGGCAAGACCGCGCTCTCCAGCATGATCACCGCGCCTCTGGTGATGCCGGAGGTGATCACCGGCCTGTCGCTGCTGCTGCTCTTCGTGCAGATGGCCCAGATCGTCGGCTGGCCGGCGGATCGCGGCATGGCCACCATCTGGATCGCCCACACCACCTTCTGCAGCGCCTACGTGGCGGTGGTGGTGTCGTCGCGGCTGCGCGAGGTGGACCGCTCCATCGAGGAGGCGGCCATGGACCTCGGCGCGCCGCCGGTGAAGACCTTCTTCCAGATCACCCTGCCGGTGATCGCCCCGGCGCTGGCCGCGGGCTGGCTGCTGGCCTTCACCCTGTCGCTGGATGACCTGGTGATCGCCAGCTTCGTCTCCGGCCCCGGCGCCACCACCCTGCCCATGGTGGTCTTCTCCTCGGTCCGCATGGGCGTCTCGCCCAAGATCAACGCCCTGGCCACCCTGATCATCCTGGCGGTGTCGCTGGCCACCTTCCTGGCCTGGTACTTCATGCGCCGCAGCGAGGCGCGCCGCCTGGCCGCCCTGCGCCAGCAGGAGACGCCCTGA
- a CDS encoding ABC transporter permease subunit: MKSTALERLSRRLRPGRGWVIAVPLIWLSLFFLAPFAIVLKISLSEAAIAVPPYQPILDFTAETLNIALNLGNYLFLASDSLYVAAYWGSVKIAFFSTLFCLLIGYPMAYAMARAPARWQLVLLLLVMLPSWTSFLIRVYAWMGILSTNGLLNNLLLWIGIIDSPLRMMNTNFAVMLGIVYAYLPFMILPLYANLTRLDDSLLEAAADLGSRKFNTFLKVTLPLSKGGIIAGSMLVFIPAVGEYVIPELLGGPNTVMIGKVLWEEFFLNRDWPVASALAMVMLLLLLIPIALFHRYQSRELEE; this comes from the coding sequence ATGAAATCGACTGCCCTCGAGCGCCTCTCGCGCCGCCTGCGCCCGGGGCGCGGCTGGGTCATCGCCGTGCCGCTGATCTGGCTGAGCCTCTTCTTCCTGGCGCCCTTCGCCATCGTACTCAAGATCAGCCTCTCCGAGGCGGCCATCGCGGTGCCTCCCTACCAGCCGATCCTCGACTTCACCGCCGAGACCCTCAACATCGCCCTGAACCTTGGCAACTACCTGTTCCTGGCCAGCGATTCGCTCTACGTGGCGGCCTACTGGGGCTCGGTGAAGATCGCCTTTTTCTCGACGCTCTTCTGCCTGCTGATCGGCTACCCCATGGCCTATGCCATGGCCCGCGCCCCGGCGCGCTGGCAGCTGGTGCTGCTGCTGCTGGTGATGCTGCCCTCCTGGACCTCCTTCCTGATCCGGGTCTACGCCTGGATGGGGATCCTGAGCACCAACGGCCTGCTCAACAACCTGCTGCTGTGGATCGGCATCATCGATTCGCCGCTGCGCATGATGAACACCAACTTCGCGGTGATGCTGGGCATCGTCTATGCCTACCTGCCGTTCATGATCCTGCCGCTCTACGCCAACCTGACCCGGCTCGACGACTCGCTGCTGGAGGCGGCGGCGGACCTCGGCTCCCGGAAGTTCAACACCTTCCTGAAGGTGACCCTGCCGCTCTCCAAGGGGGGGATCATCGCCGGCTCCATGCTGGTCTTCATCCCCGCGGTGGGGGAGTACGTGATCCCCGAGCTGCTCGGCGGACCCAACACGGTGATGATCGGCAAGGTGCTGTGGGAGGAGTTCTTCCTCAATCGCGACTGGCCGGTGGCCTCGGCGCTGGCCATGGTGATGCTGCTGCTGCTGTTGATCCCCATTGCGCTGTTCCATCGCTACCAGTCCCGCGAGCTGGAGGAGTGA
- a CDS encoding ABC transporter ATP-binding protein — protein MPQNQTAARPPGRRTGEALVEIRRISKRFDGVLAVDDVNLTIRQGEIFALLGASGSGKSTLLRMLAGFEKPSEGQILLDGQDITAMPPHERPINMMFQSYALFPHMTVAQNIAFGLKQDRLPRAEIEQRVAEMLKLVHMEGFARRRPHQLSGGQRQRVALARSLAKRPKLLLLDEPMGALDKKLRTEMQLEVVAILERVGVTCIMVTHDQEEAMTMADRVAIMSDGWIAQVGSPMDVYESPASRMVAEFVGTVNLFEGEIRVDEADHCIIASPALGRDIRIGHGVSTQADERRVWVAIRPEKTTLTRTRPEGEHNWTAGTVEDIAYLGGLSVYYVRTESGALVKASLANVERRGDRPDWDEPVYVSWDEMSAVVLHE, from the coding sequence ATGCCACAGAACCAGACCGCGGCGCGTCCGCCCGGGCGACGCACCGGCGAGGCGCTGGTCGAGATCCGCCGCATCAGCAAGCGCTTCGACGGCGTCCTGGCGGTGGACGACGTCAACCTGACCATCCGCCAGGGCGAGATCTTCGCCCTGCTGGGGGCCTCGGGCTCCGGCAAGTCGACCCTGCTGCGCATGCTGGCAGGGTTCGAGAAGCCCAGCGAAGGCCAGATCCTGCTCGACGGTCAGGACATCACCGCCATGCCGCCCCATGAGCGGCCGATCAACATGATGTTCCAGTCCTACGCGCTCTTCCCCCACATGACGGTGGCCCAGAACATCGCCTTCGGGCTCAAGCAGGACCGCCTGCCCCGGGCCGAGATCGAGCAGCGGGTGGCCGAGATGCTCAAGCTCGTGCACATGGAGGGCTTCGCCCGGCGTCGCCCTCACCAGCTCTCCGGGGGGCAGCGCCAGCGGGTGGCCCTGGCCCGCTCGCTGGCCAAGCGGCCGAAGCTGCTGCTTCTCGACGAGCCCATGGGGGCGCTGGACAAGAAGCTGCGCACCGAGATGCAGCTCGAGGTGGTGGCGATCCTCGAGCGGGTGGGGGTGACCTGCATCATGGTCACCCACGACCAGGAGGAAGCGATGACCATGGCCGATCGCGTGGCGATCATGTCGGATGGCTGGATCGCCCAGGTGGGCAGCCCCATGGACGTCTACGAGAGCCCGGCGAGTCGCATGGTGGCGGAGTTCGTGGGCACCGTGAACCTCTTCGAGGGGGAGATCCGCGTCGACGAGGCCGACCACTGCATCATCGCAAGCCCGGCACTCGGTCGCGATATCCGCATCGGCCACGGGGTCTCGACCCAGGCCGACGAGCGCCGGGTGTGGGTGGCCATTCGCCCGGAGAAGACCACGCTCACCCGCACGCGGCCAGAGGGCGAGCACAACTGGACCGCCGGCACGGTGGAGGATATCGCCTACCTGGGCGGGCTCTCGGTCTACTACGTGCGCACCGAGTCCGGCGCTCTGGTCAAGGCGAGCCTGGCCAACGTGGAGCGTCGCGGCGACCGCCCCGACTGGGACGAGCCGGTCTACGTCAGCTGGGACGAGATGAGCGCCGTGGTGTTGCATGAGTGA